Proteins encoded together in one Planctomyces sp. SH-PL14 window:
- a CDS encoding sugar transferase codes for MFKRLFDIAVSGAALVLLAPVFCLIALLIKLDSRGPVFFRQTRVGRFGAPFRIFKFRSMVPDAPKIGPYFTSDNDPRITRVGRLLRKTSLDELPQLLNVLLGDMSIVGPRPNVFEQRSQYTGEEWELRNSVQPGITGLAQATKRSAATVEERNTLDLEYVQRSSLWFDVRLILLTVRQVVFTGGN; via the coding sequence ATGTTCAAGCGGCTGTTCGACATCGCGGTCAGCGGCGCGGCGCTCGTTCTGCTCGCTCCGGTGTTCTGCCTCATCGCTCTCCTCATCAAGCTCGACTCGCGGGGGCCGGTCTTCTTCCGGCAGACCCGCGTTGGCCGTTTCGGGGCCCCGTTCCGGATCTTCAAGTTCCGCTCGATGGTCCCTGACGCGCCGAAGATCGGGCCGTACTTCACGAGCGACAACGACCCGCGGATCACGCGCGTCGGACGGCTGCTCCGTAAGACGAGCCTCGACGAGCTCCCGCAACTCCTCAATGTCCTCCTGGGGGACATGTCGATCGTCGGCCCGCGGCCGAACGTCTTCGAACAGCGGTCGCAGTACACCGGGGAGGAGTGGGAGCTCCGGAACTCCGTCCAGCCGGGGATCACCGGTCTCGCCCAGGCGACGAAGCGGTCCGCCGCGACCGTCGAGGAGCGGAACACGCTCGACCTGGAGTACGTGCAGCGGTCCTCGCTGTGGTTCGACGTCCGCCTGATCCTGCTCACCGTCCGGCAGGTCGTGTTCACGGGAGGGAACTGA